From one Rhodovulum sp. ES.010 genomic stretch:
- a CDS encoding M20 family metallo-hydrolase: protein MRGKWGAEAARRLARLAEVSEPGPGVTRLPFKPEHRAALDLLSGWIAEAGLSVTLDDAGTLVGRHEGPPGARTFYLGSHQDSVREGGAYDGIMGVVLPLLALEKLRRDGVSLPCAVEVLAFADEEGVRFPTALIGSRALAGSYDSAVLETADGDGVTLRAAMEDFGLDPDRIPELKRPRETALGFLETHIEQGPVLEAAGEALGVVTAICGIERHRITVTGKTGHAGTLPMAGRRDALVGAAALVEEVRRLALATPGLRGTVGSLSIRPNVVNAVPREALMTAEFRAADDADRAAAGRALHRFAAELAAREGLQIDIARSYVQPVQLCDPDLSRRLRASVMDSGGRGMDVPSGATHDASAMADLCPMAMLFVRCRGGVSHSPDEYAAPDDLDMAIRAIAHFLASL from the coding sequence GTGCGCGGTAAGTGGGGGGCGGAGGCCGCGCGGCGCCTCGCGCGTCTGGCCGAGGTCTCGGAGCCCGGGCCCGGTGTCACCCGCCTGCCCTTCAAGCCCGAGCATCGTGCCGCACTCGACCTGCTGTCGGGCTGGATCGCGGAGGCCGGGCTGAGCGTCACGCTCGACGATGCCGGCACGCTGGTCGGGCGCCATGAGGGGCCGCCCGGCGCCCGCACCTTCTACCTTGGCTCGCACCAGGATTCGGTGCGCGAGGGTGGGGCCTATGACGGCATCATGGGGGTCGTCCTGCCGCTGCTCGCGCTTGAAAAGCTGCGCCGTGACGGGGTTTCGCTGCCCTGCGCCGTCGAGGTGCTGGCCTTCGCCGACGAGGAGGGCGTGCGCTTTCCGACCGCGCTGATCGGCTCGCGGGCGCTCGCGGGTAGCTATGACTCGGCGGTGCTGGAGACGGCCGATGGCGACGGCGTGACCCTGCGCGCGGCGATGGAGGATTTCGGCCTCGACCCCGACCGCATCCCGGAGCTGAAGCGTCCGCGCGAGACCGCTCTCGGCTTTCTGGAGACTCATATCGAGCAAGGCCCGGTGCTGGAAGCGGCGGGCGAGGCGCTTGGCGTCGTCACCGCGATCTGCGGGATCGAGCGGCACCGGATCACCGTCACCGGAAAGACGGGCCATGCCGGCACGCTGCCGATGGCGGGGCGGCGCGACGCACTCGTCGGCGCGGCGGCACTGGTGGAGGAGGTCCGCCGCCTTGCCTTGGCGACGCCCGGCCTGCGCGGCACCGTGGGCTCGCTGAGCATCCGTCCGAACGTGGTGAACGCGGTGCCCCGCGAGGCCCTAATGACGGCCGAGTTTCGCGCGGCCGATGATGCGGACCGCGCGGCGGCAGGCCGCGCGCTTCATCGCTTCGCCGCCGAGTTGGCCGCGCGCGAGGGGCTGCAGATCGATATCGCGCGCAGCTATGTGCAACCGGTGCAGCTCTGCGATCCCGACTTGTCCCGCCGCTTGCGCGCATCGGTGATGGACTCCGGCGGTCGCGGCATGGACGTGCCCTCGGGCGCGACGCACGATGCCTCGGCGATGGCCGATCTCTGCCCGATGGCGATGCTGTTCGTGCGCTGTCGCGGCGGTGTAAGCCACAGCCCCGACGAATATGCCGCCCCGGACGATCTCGACATGGCGATTCGCGCGATCGCGCACTTTCTTGCCAGCCTTTGA
- a CDS encoding DeoR/GlpR family DNA-binding transcription regulator: MGFHTGVTRVAHTSRRGALMDRRTAILETAQSQGRVTVDRLAAQFGVSAHTIRRDLNALCEEAKLRRLHGGAEFIDGSANMPYAARAILNLEAKQAIATTVAKMVFDGATVFISIGTTPAIVARALLAKEGLTVITNNLNAAMTLSENATCRIILPGGEMRLPDRDFLNAAAIGLFDAYRADFGIFGVGGIDEDGSLLDFHAPEVAAREAIRRNSRRAVLVADHTKFGRRAAAVGGRLDEQDLVVLDSRPQPPFAALLPPIAARLVIADQERPR; the protein is encoded by the coding sequence GTGGGGTTTCACACGGGTGTCACGCGCGTTGCTCATACGAGCAGGCGAGGTGCGCTTATGGACAGACGGACAGCGATTCTAGAGACGGCGCAAAGCCAGGGACGTGTCACGGTCGACCGCCTGGCCGCGCAATTCGGAGTGTCGGCCCATACGATCCGACGCGATCTCAACGCGCTCTGCGAGGAAGCGAAGCTGCGGCGGTTGCACGGGGGCGCCGAGTTCATCGACGGCAGCGCCAACATGCCCTACGCGGCGCGCGCGATCCTGAACCTGGAGGCGAAGCAGGCAATCGCGACCACGGTCGCGAAGATGGTCTTTGACGGCGCAACCGTCTTCATCTCGATTGGGACGACGCCGGCCATCGTTGCCCGTGCCCTGCTGGCGAAGGAGGGGCTGACCGTCATCACGAACAATCTCAACGCGGCGATGACCCTGTCGGAGAACGCCACCTGCCGGATCATCCTGCCCGGTGGCGAAATGCGCCTACCGGACCGGGACTTTCTCAACGCCGCGGCGATCGGCCTGTTCGATGCCTACAGGGCGGATTTCGGGATTTTCGGCGTCGGCGGCATCGACGAGGACGGCAGCCTGCTGGATTTCCACGCGCCCGAGGTGGCCGCCCGCGAAGCGATCCGCAGAAACAGCCGACGCGCCGTTTTGGTGGCCGACCACACCAAGTTCGGGCGCCGCGCCGCGGCCGTGGGCGGTCGCCTAGACGAGCAGGACCTCGTGGTGCTCGATTCCCGGCCGCAGCCTCCGTTCGCAGCATTGCTTCCCCCCATCGCGGCGCGTCTCGTCATTGCGGACCAGGAGCGGCCGAGATGA
- a CDS encoding ABC transporter ATP-binding protein, which translates to MSEEPYVALSEVTRQWAGHGGVRDISLDVTRGSFVSVLGPSGCGKSTLLRLISGLERPEAGRVHIAGRDVTHLQASRRGLSMVFQSYALFPHLNVRENILFGMRVRRASRHECAAKLADAVEMLGLAGLEGRKPAALSGGQRQRVALARAVVSGHPLCLMDEPLSNLDAKLRHSVRRDIKTLQRRLGLTVVYVTHDQTEAMSLSDKVVLMRQGRVEQIGAPEALYAAPVSSFAAEFIGDPPMAMIDGAALGAPGARVGIRPAHLTIAEPRRADLEGTVRDVEYMGAHTHIVIDHPAARGLVISVQGHADRRPGEAIGLVLPREHRVLFDADTGRVKKDPQQDCGTNHRQTGPRDSRKALQPHPSND; encoded by the coding sequence ATGAGCGAGGAGCCTTATGTTGCGCTGTCGGAGGTGACGCGCCAATGGGCCGGGCACGGGGGCGTGCGCGACATCTCGCTCGACGTCACGCGGGGCAGCTTCGTGTCCGTTCTCGGCCCGTCCGGCTGCGGGAAATCGACCCTGTTGCGCCTGATTTCGGGGTTGGAGCGCCCCGAGGCGGGCCGCGTGCATATCGCCGGTCGCGACGTAACCCACCTGCAAGCCTCGCGCCGGGGTCTGTCGATGGTGTTCCAGTCCTATGCCCTGTTCCCGCACCTGAACGTCCGCGAGAACATCCTGTTCGGCATGCGGGTGCGGCGCGCATCGCGGCACGAGTGCGCGGCCAAGCTCGCCGACGCCGTCGAGATGCTGGGGCTCGCGGGGCTGGAGGGGCGCAAACCCGCGGCGCTCTCGGGCGGTCAGCGGCAGCGCGTCGCCCTGGCCCGCGCCGTTGTGTCGGGCCACCCACTGTGCCTGATGGATGAGCCGCTGTCCAACCTCGACGCCAAGCTGCGGCACTCGGTGCGCCGCGACATCAAGACGTTGCAACGGCGGCTCGGTCTGACGGTCGTCTACGTGACCCACGACCAGACCGAGGCGATGTCGCTGTCGGACAAGGTGGTGCTGATGCGCCAAGGCCGGGTCGAACAGATCGGCGCGCCCGAGGCGCTTTATGCCGCCCCTGTCAGCAGCTTCGCCGCCGAGTTCATCGGCGATCCGCCGATGGCGATGATCGATGGCGCGGCGCTGGGCGCACCCGGCGCGCGGGTCGGCATCCGCCCGGCGCACCTGACCATCGCCGAGCCGCGCCGGGCCGATCTGGAAGGCACGGTCCGCGACGTCGAGTACATGGGCGCGCACACCCACATCGTGATCGACCATCCGGCCGCGCGCGGGCTGGTGATCTCCGTCCAGGGGCATGCCGACCGGCGTCCGGGCGAGGCCATCGGGCTGGTGCTGCCGCGGGAACACCGGGTCCTTTTCGACGCCGACACCGGTCGGGTCAAAAAGGACCCGCAGCAGGATTGCGGGACCAACCATCGCCAAACGGGACCCCGCGATAGCCGCAAGGCACTTCAACCCCATCCGTCAAACGATTGA
- a CDS encoding ABC transporter substrate-binding protein — MLRYAPATVMLAASTALVNPAAAETELTMYYPIAVGGPLTQVVDGIVAEFEDRNPDITVNAIYAGNYDDTRIKALSALNSGDPAQLAVMFSIDVYDLIEQDLIVPFDDVVETEEERAWLDSFYPALMANGTVEGQTWGVPFQRSTIVAYYNKDMFRDAGLAPEKAPTTWDEMVEMGRALTTDDRWGLMIPSTGYPYWMFQALAIQNGKELMSDDGLTTYFDAPAVVDTLAFWKSLSTEHGIMPEGTVEWGTLRQAFLEGQTAMMWHSTGNLTAVKDNAEFDFGVAMLPANGRLGSPTGGGNFYLFKDSTDEEKQAALKLIKFMTSPEQAAEWSIATGYMGVSPAAYETEALKAYTAEFPPALVARDQLDHAVAEFSTFETARVREGLNNAIQAALTGTKSPEEALGEAQAAAERLLSAYQ; from the coding sequence ATGCTGCGCTATGCACCTGCCACCGTCATGCTCGCCGCGAGCACGGCGCTTGTCAATCCGGCCGCGGCCGAGACCGAACTGACCATGTATTACCCCATCGCCGTGGGCGGACCGCTGACCCAGGTGGTCGACGGGATCGTCGCCGAGTTCGAGGACCGGAACCCCGACATCACCGTCAACGCGATCTATGCCGGCAATTACGACGACACCCGCATCAAGGCGCTGTCGGCGCTGAACTCGGGCGATCCGGCACAGCTGGCCGTGATGTTCTCGATCGACGTCTACGACCTGATCGAGCAAGACCTGATCGTGCCCTTCGACGACGTGGTCGAGACCGAAGAAGAGCGTGCGTGGCTGGACAGCTTCTACCCCGCGCTGATGGCCAATGGCACCGTCGAGGGCCAGACATGGGGCGTGCCCTTCCAGCGTTCGACCATCGTGGCCTACTACAACAAGGACATGTTCCGCGACGCCGGGCTCGCCCCCGAAAAGGCGCCGACGACGTGGGACGAGATGGTCGAGATGGGCAGGGCGCTGACCACCGACGACCGCTGGGGCCTGATGATCCCGTCGACCGGCTACCCCTACTGGATGTTCCAGGCGCTGGCGATCCAGAACGGCAAGGAGTTGATGTCCGATGACGGGCTCACCACCTATTTCGACGCCCCGGCGGTGGTGGACACGCTGGCGTTCTGGAAATCGCTTTCGACCGAGCATGGCATCATGCCCGAGGGCACGGTCGAATGGGGCACGCTGCGCCAGGCTTTCCTCGAGGGGCAGACCGCGATGATGTGGCATTCCACCGGCAACCTGACCGCGGTCAAGGACAACGCGGAGTTCGATTTCGGGGTCGCCATGCTGCCCGCGAACGGGCGCCTGGGGTCGCCCACCGGCGGCGGCAACTTCTACCTCTTCAAGGACTCGACCGACGAAGAGAAGCAGGCCGCGCTGAAACTGATCAAGTTCATGACCTCGCCCGAGCAGGCCGCCGAATGGTCGATCGCCACCGGCTACATGGGCGTCTCGCCGGCGGCGTATGAAACCGAGGCACTGAAGGCCTATACCGCCGAGTTCCCGCCCGCGCTGGTCGCGCGCGATCAGCTGGACCACGCGGTGGCCGAGTTCTCGACCTTCGAGACCGCTCGCGTGCGCGAGGGGCTGAACAACGCGATCCAGGCCGCGCTGACCGGCACCAAGTCGCCGGAAGAGGCACTGGGCGAGGCGCAGGCCGCCGCCGAACGCCTGCTGTCGGCCTACCAGTAA
- a CDS encoding carbohydrate ABC transporter permease: protein MSDQAALCRRRQAIHGWLLLTPALVMLTTFAFYPTVATVWTSLFSRGTRRRPAEFVGAENYQRLFDDPTFWLVVKNNLFYAGVTIPISIAIALAMALWANSRIPARSFVRTAYFTPTVLPMIAAGNLWLFFYTPGFGVLDQIGALFGAGSVNWLGQPETALWAVCAVTIWKEAGFFMIFYLAALQTIPPDLKEAAEIEGASRWAYTRRVVLPLLMPTTLFILVNAMINSVKLIDHLFILTKGGPSDASKLILYYIWENAFAFFDAPAAAAMTMLVLCVLGALAAFQFFVIDRRTHYR, encoded by the coding sequence ATGTCCGACCAAGCCGCCCTATGCCGCCGCCGGCAGGCCATCCATGGATGGCTGCTGCTGACGCCCGCGCTCGTGATGCTGACGACCTTCGCCTTCTACCCCACGGTCGCGACGGTCTGGACCAGCCTGTTCTCCCGCGGCACAAGGCGGCGGCCCGCGGAGTTCGTCGGGGCCGAGAACTACCAGCGGCTGTTCGACGACCCGACCTTCTGGCTGGTGGTCAAGAACAACCTCTTCTACGCGGGCGTAACGATCCCGATTTCCATCGCGATCGCGCTGGCCATGGCGCTTTGGGCCAATTCCAGGATCCCCGCGCGCAGCTTCGTGCGCACCGCCTATTTCACGCCGACGGTCCTGCCGATGATAGCAGCGGGCAACCTGTGGCTGTTCTTCTACACCCCCGGTTTCGGCGTGCTCGACCAGATCGGCGCGCTGTTCGGCGCAGGGTCCGTCAACTGGCTGGGCCAGCCGGAAACCGCGCTCTGGGCGGTCTGCGCGGTGACGATCTGGAAGGAGGCGGGGTTCTTCATGATATTCTACCTTGCCGCGCTGCAGACCATCCCGCCCGACCTGAAGGAGGCCGCCGAGATCGAGGGCGCCTCCCGCTGGGCTTATACGCGGCGGGTGGTGCTGCCGCTGTTGATGCCGACGACGCTGTTCATCCTGGTCAACGCGATGATCAACTCGGTCAAGCTGATCGATCATCTGTTCATCCTGACCAAGGGCGGGCCGTCGGATGCCTCGAAACTCATCCTCTACTACATCTGGGAAAACGCCTTCGCCTTCTTCGACGCGCCGGCGGCCGCGGCGATGACGATGCTGGTGCTCTGCGTGCTCGGCGCCCTCGCCGCCTTCCAGTTCTTCGTCATCGACCGCCGGACCCACTACAGATGA
- a CDS encoding carbohydrate ABC transporter permease, with amino-acid sequence MSVLNRLEPLLALLLAIAWISPLVFSVWAAFHSSTDAVNFNLAAPWTLENFRTAWAGADWLRYALNSFLLVTSVLIGQFVLCTLAGFAFAQVAFRGKDVVFVLVLLQLFILPEVLIVENYKVATELGLLDSILGIGAPYMASAFGIFLMRQAFKSVPKELDEAARVEGCSLLGVLWRVYVPAARPTYLAYALVSVSTHWNNFLWPLVVTNTEAARPLTVGLSIFGAPENGVDISVISAATLMVIAPLLVLFLLFQRRFVQAFLRAGIK; translated from the coding sequence ATGAGCGTTCTCAACCGTCTCGAACCGTTGCTTGCGCTGCTGCTGGCGATTGCGTGGATCTCGCCGCTTGTCTTCTCGGTCTGGGCGGCATTTCATTCCAGCACCGACGCGGTCAACTTCAACCTGGCCGCGCCATGGACGCTGGAGAATTTCCGCACCGCTTGGGCCGGGGCCGACTGGCTGCGCTATGCGCTCAATTCGTTCCTGCTTGTGACGTCCGTCCTTATCGGGCAGTTCGTCCTCTGCACGCTTGCCGGCTTTGCCTTCGCGCAGGTCGCGTTCCGGGGCAAGGATGTGGTGTTCGTCCTCGTCCTGTTGCAACTGTTCATTCTTCCCGAAGTGCTGATCGTCGAGAACTACAAGGTGGCCACGGAACTGGGCCTGCTCGACAGCATCCTCGGCATCGGCGCGCCCTACATGGCGTCGGCCTTCGGCATCTTCCTGATGCGACAGGCCTTCAAGTCGGTGCCAAAGGAACTGGACGAGGCCGCGCGGGTCGAGGGTTGTTCGCTTCTGGGCGTGCTGTGGCGGGTCTACGTTCCGGCGGCACGGCCCACCTATCTGGCCTATGCGCTGGTCTCGGTTTCGACGCACTGGAACAATTTCCTCTGGCCGCTGGTCGTCACCAATACGGAGGCCGCGCGCCCCCTCACCGTGGGGCTGTCGATCTTCGGCGCGCCGGAGAACGGGGTCGACATATCGGTGATCTCGGCCGCGACCCTGATGGTGATCGCACCACTCCTGGTGCTGTTCCTGCTGTTCCAGAGGCGGTTCGTCCAGGCCTTCCTGCGGGCGGGCATAAAGTAG
- a CDS encoding cytochrome b/b6 domain-containing protein — translation MAEQTAQAEARVRVWDPVVRVGHWVLVAGFATAYLTEGEPEWLHVWAGYAIAATVTLRIFWGLVGPERARFSDFVTGPGKVVAYLKRLVAGSAERHIGHSPAGGAMTVALLVMLGATAFSGMAVLAEEEGEGPLAGLIAQSESGGEGGVASYERQEHEEREGHAGGETAWEDIHETAANLSVLLILLHVGGVAWASMVHRENLAHAMITGDKRA, via the coding sequence ATGGCGGAGCAGACGGCGCAAGCCGAGGCGCGCGTCCGGGTCTGGGACCCGGTGGTGCGCGTCGGGCACTGGGTCCTGGTGGCGGGTTTCGCCACCGCCTACCTCACCGAGGGCGAGCCGGAATGGCTCCATGTCTGGGCCGGCTACGCGATCGCGGCCACGGTGACGCTGCGCATCTTCTGGGGCCTCGTGGGGCCCGAGCGCGCGCGCTTCTCCGACTTCGTGACCGGGCCCGGCAAGGTCGTCGCCTATCTCAAGCGGCTGGTCGCGGGCTCGGCCGAACGCCATATAGGCCACAGCCCCGCCGGCGGCGCGATGACCGTGGCGCTCCTGGTCATGCTGGGCGCCACCGCGTTTTCCGGCATGGCGGTGCTGGCCGAAGAGGAAGGCGAAGGTCCGCTGGCCGGGCTGATCGCGCAGAGCGAGAGCGGCGGCGAGGGCGGCGTCGCAAGCTACGAGCGCCAGGAACATGAGGAACGCGAGGGCCACGCGGGCGGCGAGACCGCGTGGGAGGACATCCACGAGACCGCCGCGAACCTCTCCGTGCTCTTGATCCTGCTGCATGTCGGCGGCGTGGCCTGGGCCAGCATGGTCCATCGCGAAAACCTCGCCCACGCGATGATCACCGGAGACAAGCGCGCCTGA
- a CDS encoding PepSY domain-containing protein — MKRTILFTAALASAAGLVALGEAQASPETAPAMAQPARWMPLGELIAKLESQGYTVLEAEREDGRYWEVKMRDANGMVVEAYLDPATGAPATRLGRDDD, encoded by the coding sequence ATGAAACGCACGATCCTGTTCACCGCCGCCCTGGCTTCCGCCGCGGGCCTGGTCGCCCTCGGCGAGGCGCAAGCCTCGCCCGAAACCGCACCCGCGATGGCCCAGCCCGCCCGGTGGATGCCGCTCGGCGAGCTGATCGCGAAACTGGAGAGCCAGGGCTACACCGTCCTCGAGGCCGAGCGCGAGGACGGCCGCTACTGGGAGGTCAAGATGCGCGACGCCAACGGGATGGTGGTCGAGGCCTATCTGGATCCGGCCACCGGCGCCCCCGCGACCCGCCTCGGCCGGGACGACGACTGA
- a CDS encoding PepSY domain-containing protein, translated as MKRFALLASILVLAAPAPAERDHDRARRALERGEIRPLHRILPEVEDRFDARLLEVELEREEGRLVYEMELITRDGRLLEVLVDAASGQVLEHEIEDDD; from the coding sequence ATGAAACGGTTCGCTCTCCTCGCCTCGATCCTGGTCCTCGCCGCGCCCGCGCCGGCCGAGCGCGATCACGACCGCGCGCGCCGCGCCCTTGAACGGGGCGAGATCCGGCCCCTGCACAGAATCCTGCCCGAGGTGGAAGACCGTTTCGACGCGCGGCTTCTGGAGGTCGAGCTGGAACGCGAGGAGGGCCGCCTGGTCTACGAGATGGAACTGATCACGCGGGACGGACGACTTCTGGAGGTGCTCGTCGACGCCGCCTCGGGCCAGGTGCTGGAGCACGAGATCGAGGACGACGACTGA
- a CDS encoding response regulator transcription factor yields the protein MRVLAVEDDPRIAADLSAALEAAGFRVETCADGEEAWFLGDTEAYGLVVLDLGLPGLDGLTVLKRWRANGREMPVLVLTARGTWTERVEGIDAGADDYLPKPFRMEELVARARALVRRSAGRGSALQEAGALALDTTRMAVSLRGVPVQTTALEYRLLAYLMLNRDRVVPPTELLEHLYGDDDAREANALEALVARLRRKLGAGVIGTRRGFGYFLEAGAPAP from the coding sequence ATGCGCGTGCTCGCCGTCGAGGACGACCCGCGGATCGCGGCCGACCTGTCGGCCGCGCTGGAAGCCGCGGGGTTCCGCGTGGAAACCTGCGCCGATGGCGAGGAGGCGTGGTTCCTGGGCGATACCGAGGCGTACGGGCTGGTGGTTCTGGATCTCGGCCTGCCGGGGCTCGACGGGCTGACGGTCCTGAAACGCTGGCGCGCGAACGGGCGCGAGATGCCGGTTCTGGTGCTGACCGCGCGCGGCACCTGGACGGAACGCGTCGAGGGCATCGACGCCGGCGCCGACGACTACCTGCCCAAACCGTTCCGGATGGAGGAGCTGGTGGCCCGCGCCCGCGCGCTGGTGCGCCGCTCGGCGGGGCGCGGCAGCGCGCTGCAGGAGGCGGGCGCGCTCGCGCTCGACACGACCCGCATGGCGGTCAGCTTGCGCGGCGTGCCGGTGCAGACCACGGCGCTGGAGTATCGCCTGCTCGCCTACCTGATGCTCAACCGCGACCGCGTGGTGCCGCCCACGGAACTGCTGGAACACCTCTACGGCGACGACGATGCGCGCGAGGCCAACGCGCTGGAGGCGCTGGTGGCGCGGCTGCGGCGCAAGCTGGGCGCGGGCGTGATCGGCACGCGCCGCGGCTTCGGCTATTTCCTCGAAGCCGGGGCGCCCGCGCCGTGA
- a CDS encoding HAMP domain-containing sensor histidine kinase — translation MRRLSLRLRLALAGAVAVTLAILLSSLGLAALFGAHVERRALAELSVQLDQVLAGVERAPDGTLELTTAPADPRFRQVYGGLYWQIEAGGQVLRARALWDYEIPLPADTLGDGAEHVHDLPGPAGQPLLAIERSVTLPDRLGGDAMRAAVAMDRTDLAAARAGFLRDLIPYSALLAAALILAGWAQIAVGLRPLGAIRARVADIRTGRARRVGGDVPAEVQPLAAEVDGLLAAREQEVARARTRAGDLAHGLKTPLQALMGEAGRLRAEGRGAAADAVEEIAGAMRAHVDRELARTRVAMRGRQGRADLADVVAGLVRVMRRTGEGARCDWRVDLPEGLAVAADPGDLSEALGALIENAARHARTRVEIGAQPRGGRVQIVLRDDGPGIPPDRIDALMARGARADTRGSGLGLAIARDIAEALDGTLSLRPASPGLEARLSLPAADSVLTDR, via the coding sequence GTGAGGCGGCTGTCGCTGCGGCTGCGGCTGGCGCTGGCCGGGGCGGTCGCGGTGACGCTCGCGATCCTCTTGTCCTCGCTGGGGCTCGCCGCGCTCTTCGGCGCGCATGTCGAACGCCGCGCGCTGGCCGAACTCTCGGTGCAGCTCGACCAGGTGCTGGCCGGGGTCGAGCGCGCCCCCGACGGCACGCTGGAACTGACGACCGCCCCCGCCGATCCGCGCTTCCGGCAGGTCTATGGCGGGCTCTACTGGCAGATCGAGGCGGGCGGGCAGGTGCTGCGCGCGCGCGCGCTCTGGGATTACGAAATCCCGCTGCCCGCCGACACGCTGGGCGACGGGGCCGAGCATGTGCACGACCTGCCGGGCCCGGCGGGCCAGCCGCTGCTGGCGATCGAGCGCAGCGTGACCCTGCCCGACCGGCTGGGCGGCGACGCGATGCGCGCGGCCGTGGCGATGGACCGGACGGACCTCGCCGCCGCGCGCGCCGGGTTCCTGCGCGACCTCATCCCCTATTCGGCGCTGCTCGCGGCGGCGCTGATCCTCGCGGGCTGGGCGCAGATCGCCGTGGGTCTCCGCCCGCTCGGCGCGATCCGCGCCCGCGTGGCCGATATCCGCACCGGCCGGGCGCGTCGCGTGGGGGGCGATGTCCCCGCCGAGGTGCAGCCGCTCGCCGCCGAGGTCGACGGCCTGCTGGCCGCCCGCGAACAGGAGGTCGCGCGCGCCCGCACCCGGGCGGGCGACCTCGCGCACGGGCTCAAGACGCCGCTCCAGGCGCTGATGGGCGAGGCCGGGCGGCTCCGGGCCGAGGGGCGCGGTGCCGCGGCCGACGCGGTCGAGGAGATCGCCGGCGCGATGCGCGCCCATGTCGACCGCGAGCTTGCGCGCACCCGCGTCGCCATGCGGGGGCGCCAGGGCCGCGCCGACCTTGCCGATGTCGTCGCGGGGCTCGTGCGGGTCATGCGCCGCACCGGGGAAGGGGCGCGGTGCGACTGGCGCGTGGACCTGCCCGAAGGTCTCGCGGTCGCCGCCGATCCCGGCGACCTCTCCGAGGCGCTGGGGGCGCTGATCGAAAACGCCGCGCGCCATGCCCGCACGCGGGTCGAGATCGGCGCGCAGCCCCGCGGGGGCCGGGTCCAGATCGTCCTCCGCGACGACGGCCCCGGCATCCCGCCCGACCGGATCGACGCGCTGATGGCGCGCGGCGCGCGGGCCGACACCCGCGGCTCGGGCCTCGGCCTCGCCATCGCGCGCGACATCGCCGAGGCGCTGGACGGCACGCTTTCGCTGCGCCCGGCCTCGCCCGGGCTCGAGGCGCGCCTGTCCCTGCCCGCAGCCGACAGCGTCCTGACAGATCGCTGA
- a CDS encoding GlsB/YeaQ/YmgE family stress response membrane protein — protein sequence MMKTQILAAAMVVAPPALAQVQGPGPNAMGAVIGGLIGIVVLILIGALVGWLTSLIVKGSGSGFWGDVLIGIGGALLAGRVLPALGIPLGGWVGSFVGAVIGAVLLIVIVRLIRKAAN from the coding sequence ATGATGAAAACGCAGATACTTGCCGCTGCGATGGTGGTTGCACCGCCCGCCCTCGCCCAGGTCCAGGGGCCGGGGCCGAACGCCATGGGCGCGGTGATCGGCGGACTGATCGGGATCGTTGTCCTGATCCTGATCGGTGCCCTCGTGGGCTGGCTGACCAGCCTGATCGTCAAGGGCAGCGGCTCGGGCTTCTGGGGCGACGTGCTGATCGGCATCGGCGGGGCGCTCCTCGCCGGGCGGGTCCTGCCGGCGCTCGGCATCCCGCTCGGCGGTTGGGTCGGCAGCTTCGTCGGTGCAGTGATTGGCGCCGTCCTGCTGATCGTGATCGTCCGGCTGATCCGCAAGGCCGCGAATTGA